A segment of the Colletotrichum destructivum chromosome 3, complete sequence genome:
TTGGGAGAAAAATGGTGTGCGTCGATTTCAAGGAACGCGATGTACCTCCGCATAGGCGCCCAAGTCGTATGGCGACGCAGTGTTTTGCGACCGTAGAATTAGACCCTTGTTTCCCAGTCGAGTGGAAGGACCGTGACGTCCCGATGCAAAGTCTTCAGACAGCTTCTCGGATCTTCAGGCGCGGCAGACAGGCGGCAGCCATACGGTTTGATGTCGGGGTTTTCGTCGTGGTCGTTCGTTCCGCGACACGGTAGCAAAGGAGGCTGGAAGCTGGAAGCGGatgcagacgcagacgcagacgcagagACAGACGCGGTAGGCCCAAGCTGGCAGACCGGGGTTCGCGCTGCCAGGGTCTGCCGGACAAAGCTCGCTGTCAGTGGCACGGGACCAGCTCGGAGCCTCGAGACCAAACGGTCTCTCTGGGTAAGAATTGATTGACGGTCAATTGTCCGAAAAGGAGAGGTGAGGCCGTGAGGTCGAAAGTGACGGTCTGGTAGGTGGTAGCGTGAAGGAAGGTTCAAGACCTAGGTAAGCCAAGCTCGATATTGGACAGCCCGACGCGTCTCAGAAGGTGCTCGGGAAGTTCAAAGCTCGAAAGCTTAACGATCGAAGCTACAGAAGCTTAGATAATATGCCTGCCGTTGTATCTTGTGTGCAAGGGCGGAAGACGCGCCGAGGATCCACGGCGAGGGGGGATTGAACCGCTCGAGCAATGATGAGGATGTCAACGGAAGGTTACTCGAGGTTCCTTGTGTTATTGTGAACCGCGACTTCCCGCAAACCCAGAGGCGGCAACAGCCTAGCGTTAGTGGCCTCGATCGCTAACTTCGCCATACGTTAGTGGGATGGATCGCCGAAGACCCACTTATGATGGTTGATAGCGATTACGATAACGGCAACGATAAAATAGACCGATAAGGAATGACGTGGGGCAACTCTTCAACAGGGTTCCAATGGCTGGCTGTTGCATCTgcactctctcactcactgtCTCAATCTGAGTCTCACTCTTCTTCAATTCACCGTCCTCCCGATTCGTTCATCTCTCGATATCCAAGAAACTATCACCACAACCTTTTGACAGGTAGCATGGGCCGTTACGCAACCACGACACACGCTTGGTCCGCTGGCGGCTGACGTAGGAATGTCATCGCTCAGGCGTCCGAGTGGTTGTCGATTTGACATTTGCCCGTCAACGCACCGCTGTGAACGGCCATTTCATCCATAAAATCAAGAGGGCAGAAGAGATTGTGACAGACGATATTCACCTCAGAAAACGTGACAATAAGGAAAGGCTCTGCGGAAGTGCCATTCCCGCCAGACACCCCGATATACCGACAcacccgcccgcccgcccaaTAGCGGCAACAAAACGCTCCAAGCGAACGGCATCGAGACGGGATCCCTcaccggcgacgccgcgctgGGTGTATGAACCCTTCACATCTCTCCGGGTCTCCCGACGTTATAGATCCGGCAGCTTGGCATGACAGCATCATTTCCAGCCTCCATTGAGCGTGGAGCCGTTTTTCTAGAAGAGTAAGATGATACTTGGACAGCGGGGAGAGGGAGTCAGCTGCTGGAATCCATTGCCAGTGCGCAAAACCCGTTGGTTTTGGGGTGTGCATCTCCCAAAAAAGGACCGGCATGAGATGAGGCCGGTGACAACTTTGAACTTGGGACGCATTTTGAATGAAGGCTTGAAAGGGAGACTGGCGTGActgcgacgtcgtcgttTGATCTACCtcccacctccacctccacaTCCACACCCCCCCGTGACGGCTCCCTTGAACGTTGAGGCCGGCTCGTTGGCCGCCTGCATCCCACCTCGTGTCAACCTTAAGGCCGGGGCCGCTGCTCACGGAACACCCCGGTCTGAGAGAAACCTTCCTCAGCTGGCACACCTTGTTTTCGATCGCCGTGCTTCCTTTTATTTTGGTCGTCTACTGTGTGTTGGCTGGCATTAAAGGGCCCGGGTTGTGAGGTTCCCGTCCAGGCCTCAGCTCGTCCCGTTCCTGAATCCAAAGACACGACGAACACGTCCCCAAACTGCTGCTGAGTGCTAGCGCATGATTTGCCGTTGATCGGTGCATCCCATGATATTGCCGGCCCGGAGCCATATAGACAGGCAATAGTGTTGTCGAGTTAGAGATGACCGATATAAAATGTCAtcgctgtcgccgtctcGGTTGACCTACCAGCTCGATTAAAATATCCGATTGCCGGTTTCTCTAGCTTTATGTAAGAATTCTTTCCTTCTTGTAATAATTCCTACCTACTTCCACTCTTTTTCTATACTACAGGCAGGTCCAGTTTCATACTTCATCATGCAATACTCCAAGTCCTTCGCTCTGTTCTCGTTCGTCTCGGGAGCAGTTGCCCAGCAATGCACACTGCAGTTCGACGGCCGCATCCCCGTCGGCACCGAAGTAGAGGCCTTTgacgccaacaacaacataTTCAACCCCAAGAATGTCGTTGGCGCGGGCTTGACCTTCAGCCAGGTTCTCCAGTTGCCCAACGAAAACAGCTCTCCCTTTGACGGAAACGACAACGTGcctctcgccgtcgccatcagGTATGAACCCCGGGTTGCGCAACGCCGCCCCGCACACATGGCCAGCTAGCTGACGCTCTTTTtatctctctcccttccagTGACCAGTCCATCTTCAACAACCAGACGAGCTTCCGACGCGCCGAACTAATCCCGGCCAGCAACTCGGGCACCGACGCGTCCACAACTGGCATCAAGACGCTTCATTTCAGTATCCAGAAGGACGCCCAACGGCCCCTTAATCTCTCGCACGAGTACCAGATGGCCTTCCTCGAGAGCAACGACTTCAGCACAAACCAGGTCGTCCTCAAGGCCGGGACCATCCTGGGCGGCGACCCCAACGCCGACCCGGATACACTCACACTCTTTGGCAACGTCAACACCAAGCCGGCGccccccatcctcttcagCACCTCTTTCACCGAGGGCGTCGTTCACAACTTCGCCGTTACCCTGAACTTCGACGCCAAGTAAGCTGCTCTCACCCGAGCCGGCTATGGTATCATACGTGGAACTGACCCTCTCTTGCTAGCACGGCGCAGGTGTTCTATTccaccgacaacaacgatCTTGAAGCGCAGGGAGATGTTCAAGTCAATAACGTTACCGGTCAGGGGCAGTACCACTTTGGcctgctgaagaagcccgtcggcggccagggcgatATTACCAAGAACGGCTTCCAGCCGGCTGggatcgacgaggccgtcatcTACAGCGGCGTCTTCCAAGAGGACAGCGCCAACGGCTGCATCAGCCTAGCCCCGTGATCGCCATACACTTCTACGACCATGTTATCCACTCATCTACCATTGTACGATAGGTTGGAGACCCACGCGGCGCGAAGGGCCTTTTCTGTATAAATAGAAGCCAGTGATGTCGATATTGCTTTTGAAAATTTCCGACCTAACTGGCTAGGGGGGTTGAATCCAATATGGCAGTTTGCTCGTACATTCGTGGTCATTAAAATGTCACACTGccgggagaagaggaagactAAAAAGAGTGGAAAATGCCTTTCTGTCATAACGCGTTGGGGTATTATATTAGATGGTTGTACTTAGTAATCTGTTTTGAGAAGTCCTCCTAAGACCTAGACCAAGAGGAGAACACGACTTTGGATGCTTTGAGATGGGCGCAACTCTGCCTTCTGCAGCGTGTGACACTGCCATCTAACTCTCCTGATGGCTCACGACAGCGGTCACCTTCTCATTGCGGTTGGCGACCTCCTCCAGCTGCGGGCGCAGAGAATCGGCGGCCTCCTGCGAGAAGTGACGGGCGCCGACGCGGTGCTCGAACAGCAGGTCGAGCTCCGAGTAAGTGAGGCCAAAGGGCTCCGGGAGGCGGAAGAAGGTCCAGGTCAGGAACAGCAGGGTGATGCCGGCCcagaagaagccgccgcGGGCGCCCCAGTTCCAGTcgttgacgccgacgatCTTGGGCTGGATGGCATTGACGATGAAGCCGCCCGAGTTGTAGAAGGCGCGCGAGAGGGCGACAGTCTTGACGCGGAGGCGGGTGGagggcacctcggcgacgagggtgTAGCACGAAGGGCCGACGCTGAGCTGGAAGGCGAAGAGCATGACAATGATGAGGGAGCCGACGGCCCAGGACCTCGCaggcaggccggcctcgtcctgggggatgccgatgccgccgatgacgatgaggatgacgaacATGGCggacaggccggcgaggtaCAGCGTGCGGCGGCCGATGTGGGTCATGATGTACCAGGCGATGATGCAGCCGATGAGGCCGATGCAGTTCTGGATCAGGCTCATGGTGAAGCCGTTCTCGTTGCTGAGGCCGGCGTTGATCATGAACTGGGTGCCGTAGCCCATGAAGGGCACGCCGCAGAAGGACTGGGTCAGCCAGACCATGCATGCAATCTCGGTGCGGCggaggtcgacgccgcggaagCAGTCCCAGTAGTGGGCGCCCGAGCTGACCTCGATCTCGAACTGGTTCGTGAGGCGCATCATCTCAATgtgggcgtcgaggtcgaactCGACGCCGCTCTGGGGGGACGTCAGCCGGCGGACCGACTCCTTGGCCTCTTCGAGGCGGTTCTGGCGGACGAGCCACCAGGGGCTCTCGGGGGCGAAGAGCgtgccgatgatgatgggaaCGGGCCAGACCCATTGGATGGCGAAGGCTGTTTTGGGGTGTTAGTTCAGCAAGCAAGTAGTCTCGTAAGGTCCGGGTTGGCTTACGGATGCGGTATCCCCACTCGTTGTCGATTTGCAGCAGTCCGCGGAGCATGCCACTGCTGATCAGCTGTCCGATGACCCAGCACATGTTGCTGTATGCCCGTCGTcagctttttttttttttttttccattCTCTCGTCAACGTCTGTCGATGACTGACGCGGCATGCTTCTTCAACTTACACCCAGGATGTCATGTAACCTCTCAAGGACATGGGGCAgatgtcggcggcgtagGTAACGGCGAGGGTCTGGAAGATACCCCACGGCACACCCTGGATCAGGGCTCCGGCCAAGAACATGGGCAGGccgttggagaagaaggggatgaagacggcgccgatcATGGCAATCATGGAGACGATCATAGTCTTCTTGTAGCCGATCCACTCGGTGATGAAGCCgttgatgatgaggccgATGATGGAACCGACCTGGGtgccgttgttgatgatAGTCTGCCAGCGGGCCGAGATCAGAGGTTCTCCGTCAGGACCGATCTGGTCGCCGTATCTCTTCATGAAGGCCGGGAAGACATAGAAGTTGCTCATCAAGTTTGTGTCATAACCCTGGCAGAGCCGGTCAGCGCCGTTTCAAGAGGGGTTAGAATTGCGAAAAAACGGCATACCtccatgatgatggcgagggaaatgatgaaggagaagagaatCGCCTTGGGCCAGAAGCGGAACGAGTCCCTGACGCTCATCTGGCGCTCGTTCTGCATGGCCGTGATGGCCTCGCCCTGGTCATTGTGGTGGCTGACGGCTGGAAGCACCTCGGCGCCCACGGCCTTGTCTTGGTGAGCCATGATGAAGAAAAGTCTTGAGAAGAGTTACCGCCAAAGGGGGATCAAGAGGAGTTGCGAACGAGGTTATTCCCAAATGTCGTGTACAACAGTGGGACACGACGTTGACTTTATAGAGAAAGACGATGGCGGGGGAATAGGCAAGGTTGCATATAGCACACACCCTTGCATGGTTCGTCCGGCTCTTGACATGAGAGAGtcaaaagaaaaaaaacctccCAACCCAAAGGAGCACAATACAACGAATGGACGGGTATGACTTGCCGAGGCAATGCGGAGAACCCCATCGACCCATCAACCCATCTCGGAGACAGAAccgggggaaggggaggagggatgATGGGGGCAACATTGGCATTGAAGCAACAAGACGTTCTGAGAGGCAACGCCGAAGGCACAACCACACATCAAAGTCAGACAGCCGTTCTGTGAGGGCCCCATGGGGAAATATCTGGGGCTCGAGACGATGATCGGTCGAGACTTTTGGGGGAGCAACGAGATGCGGTCATTCGTCGAACGATTGAGGGCGACACAGCACcgatggccgcggccgggGTTGATGCCGGTTTCCCGCCTCTTTTCCGCCGCCTTTTCCTGATCTGTCCTTGGTGAGCCGGGGATGAGAGTGGGGAGAAGTGGTCCACGATCCATGATCCTTGTCGGGGTTTGTCCCTGGTCGAGGCCAAACTCGGCCGGGTAACCACCGCGTGGTGAAAACACGGAACATgttcactcactcactcacaaCCAATCCCCggctctcactctcacctcTCACACCCACGGTCACACTCATACTCATACTcactctcttctctttttggCGCCTCTTCTGCTTGTGCGGCTGGCAAACAGCCGCCCCATTTGTTTCcatcttccccccccccccaaactACTTGCTACACTCACTACCGAGACGCGGGATAGGCTTGGGCTGGACCGACACAGCCAGCAGTCTTTAGTGGCCTatcactcactcactgccTTGAGAGCATACAAACGCGTCTCGGTCTTCAGTCCGAGGGATTTCTGAGCGAGCCCCGCGCGGCATGCGGAAACCCTCGGCTTGTGCTGCCTGCCGGTACACCCCTTGTCCACCCCAGCGAgtttttccttcttttctttttcttttttattttctcCCACAATGACGTTGCGAGTCGCCTGGTGACCTGACACGGAATTCATCCCAcagggcccgccggcgcaGATGCCAAACCCGGCAAGGCCTCGTCGACTGCATATACTGCAGCGAGAGAGGTCTCAAATGCGACCAAAGGCCCCCCGAGGGCGGCTACTACGAGCAGCGGGAGAACCAGCGTAGACAGCGTCAGGAAGAGCAGCAAGGCCGGTCGCAGCAGGGATACGTCGCGAGTGCGTCGTCGCCCGGTTCCCGCGCCGGTGGCCAGTGTGCCCGGTGTCAGACGgctcctccaccccctcctccgcatGCCACGCTCCCTCCCCTGCCGGTGCGTCTGGAGCTGCTGAGACTCTACTTCGACTACATCCATGACCAGTTCCACTCCCTGTTCCATCGGCCGAGCTtcgtcgaggatgcgctCGGCGACCGAGTCCCCCACGGTATCCTGTACGGCATCTGCGCCCTGTCTGCAAGGTCGGTCTGTCCACATGTTCTGTCTGATGACTATCCCATCTGCCTCGGCCGCCAAGGCTGATGATGTGTAACTGAACTGAGGGAGAAATGAGACGAGATATGACGACCGGGTCCACTAACAGAAGTTCTAGATTCTCGACGGATCCGACTTtggccgacgtcgacccTCGGCATAGAGCACAGGGGTACTTacaggccgccgaggggTTTTTCAACATCCGCGACGTGTCGTTGACTACGATACAGCTCTGCGTGTTGATAGGAGCAGCCTGGACCGCTGATGGCAATGGGGAGGCCGAGAACATCTACTACGGCGTCGCATGCCGCATGGCGCAACTCCTGGACCTACCCAACAGACCGGCAACCAGTCTGCTGGAACGGGAGATCAATATACGGGGTAAGCACGCCCCGGTCCCCCTTtcatcccccccccgtcGTATCTGCCAAGTTGATCGTCTGCAACGAGTGTGCATCTGCAACGTGGGCGGGCGGCATCTGCAAGGTACCGGGAGAAATAAAACCCAAAACTGACAGGTCCTGCTggttccccccctcccccagtCTGGTGGTCACTCTGCATGATTGACGTGTGGTCATCCACCGCGGTGAAGCTGCCCAAGCTGCTGCCGGCGAGATCCGACATCCCCCTGCCGATGGACGATCTGCCGTTCGTGTCGTTGAGCCGCAGCGGTgcgtcatcatcgtccgcTGCGTCCGCGGGtccggcggctgctgctgccggtgTGTCCGCCGCGGGTGCGACGCTGCTGTCGGGACAGAGCTCGCAGCACCTCTCGCAGATGGTGCGGCTCAACAGGATCCTGCTCGACGTCAACGACTTCAACCAGCGGTGCGTCGCCGAGAACCCGGACTGGGACGCGCTCGAGAGCGGCGTGGAGGCGCTCCACGCGCGCATGGAGGGCTGGCTCGCGGCGCTGCCGGACAACATGCGCGACACGCCCGAGAACTTTGCGTGGTTCGCGGCGCGGGGGCTCGGGCGGACGTTCGCGGCCGTGTATCTCGGATACTACCACTTCGGCCAGCTGTTGTACTACCAGTTCCTGTACGGCGCgggcacgacgacggccatcaacccgacggcgtcggcgtcggtggcgcGGCGGGACTCGTACGCAACGCGGTGCAAGGAGCACGCGGCGAGGCTGTGCGACGTCGTGTACCGCGCGCAGACaacggccggcgccgacgtgcgGTAtacgatggcggcgcacgTCTTGGTGATCGCGTCGACGGTGCAGATCCACACGCTGCTGCTCAGTGGTGACGAAGTCGACATCAGCctggcgcggcggcgtctcgAGAGGAACTATGAGCTGCTCCTGCAGCTGCGGTGCTACTGGCCAACCGTCGACCGGGCCATCAGCCGGCTGAGGGCGTTCCACGAGACGGCGCGGACGAGCATCGACACTAGCTTCGTGCTGGACCGCTGGATGCTGCGGTTCCTGGTCGAGTTTGCCGAACcgatggaggagaaggaggccgcgACCGGAACAAGCCGGCGCGGAGATGGGGAGGAGATGGAGTCGCTGTGGACGATGGAGGGGCTGCCGCGGTGACCCGATGGGTCCCGATGTGATGATGCCAAGTTG
Coding sequences within it:
- a CDS encoding Putative major facilitator, sugar transporter, major facilitator superfamily; amino-acid sequence: MAHQDKAVGAEVLPAVSHHNDQGEAITAMQNERQMSVRDSFRFWPKAILFSFIISLAIIMEGYDTNLMSNFYVFPAFMKRYGDQIGPDGEPLISARWQTIINNGTQVGSIIGLIINGFITEWIGYKKTMIVSMIAMIGAVFIPFFSNGLPMFLAGALIQGVPWGIFQTLAVTYAADICPMSLRGYMTSWVNMCWVIGQLISSGMLRGLLQIDNEWGYRIPFAIQWVWPVPIIIGTLFAPESPWWLVRQNRLEEAKESVRRLTSPQSGVEFDLDAHIEMMRLTNQFEIEVSSGAHYWDCFRGVDLRRTEIACMVWLTQSFCGVPFMGYGTQFMINAGLSNENGFTMSLIQNCIGLIGCIIAWYIMTHIGRRTLYLAGLSAMFVILIVIGGIGIPQDEAGLPARSWAVGSLIIVMLFAFQLSVGPSCYTLVAEVPSTRLRVKTVALSRAFYNSGGFIVNAIQPKIVGVNDWNWGARGGFFWAGITLLFLTWTFFRLPEPFGLTYSELDLLFEHRVGARHFSQEAADSLRPQLEEVANRNEKVTAVVSHQES
- a CDS encoding uncharacterized protein (Putative zn(2)Cys(6) fungal-type DNA-binding domain, transcription factor domain, fungi) produces the protein MRKPSACAACRARRRRCQTRQGLVDCIYCSERGLKCDQRPPEGGYYEQRENQRRQRQEEQQGRSQQGYVASASSPGSRAGGQCARCQTAPPPPPPHATLPPLPVRLELLRLYFDYIHDQFHSLFHRPSFVEDALGDRVPHGILYGICALSARFSTDPTLADVDPRHRAQGYLQAAEGFFNIRDVSLTTIQLCVLIGAAWTADGNGEAENIYYGVACRMAQLLDLPNRPATSLLEREINIRVWWSLCMIDVWSSTAVKLPKLLPARSDIPLPMDDLPFVSLSRSGASSSSAASAGPAAAAAGVSAAGATLLSGQSSQHLSQMVRLNRILLDVNDFNQRCVAENPDWDALESGVEALHARMEGWLAALPDNMRDTPENFAWFAARGLGRTFAAVYLGYYHFGQLLYYQFLYGAGTTTAINPTASASVARRDSYATRCKEHAARLCDVVYRAQTTAGADVRYTMAAHVLVIASTVQIHTLLLSGDEVDISLARRRLERNYELLLQLRCYWPTVDRAISRLRAFHETARTSIDTSFVLDRWMLRFLVEFAEPMEEKEAATGTSRRGDGEEMESLWTMEGLPR